One Brassica napus cultivar Da-Ae chromosome C2, Da-Ae, whole genome shotgun sequence DNA window includes the following coding sequences:
- the LOC125582301 gene encoding uncharacterized protein LOC125582301 — protein sequence MPRSESFSRQIWSQNIWKQDFNPTSIPSFESAFLATSSLINLPPLGVKETIFPWVCWVIWTARNQRIFENRVFEPMDIFSKAISTSREWNNAQASLISPQVPRNLQNPPSHQPLTELPCFTDTAWIASTNRA from the exons ATGCCGAGATCAGAGAG CTTCTCGAGACAGATTTGGTCTCAGAACATATGGAAACAGGACTTCAATCCAACATCTATTCCATCATTCGAGTCAGCCTTCCTTGCGACATCATCCCTCATCAATCTTCCCCCACTAGGAGTCAAGGAAACCATTTTTCCATGGGTCTGTTGGGTAATTTGGACAGCAAGGAACCAACGTATTTTTGAGAACAGAGTCTTCGAACCTATGGACATCTTCTCCAAGGCTATTAGTACATCTAGGGAGTGGAACAATGCTCAGGCTTCTCTGATATCTCCCCAAGTGCCTCGCAATTTACAGAATCCTCCATCGCATCAACCTCTCACCGAGCTCCCTTGCTTCACCGACACTGCTTGGATAGCTTCGACAAACAGAGCTTGA